The Pedobacter roseus genome contains a region encoding:
- a CDS encoding DNA-3-methyladenine glycosylase family protein: protein MFETFDQTNFHQLCDLAGSRDADLQLILDRYDYPPFWSRPNTFESLVHIILEQQVSLASALATLNKLKEKIGEVTPARLLLLTDQELRDCYFSRQKTVYVRHLAESLMRGALSLSEMENMDDLTIRNQLKCIKGIGDWTVDIYLIFMLHHTDVFPIGDLAAVNSLKKIKGLETGISKEGLLEVADQFKPYRTIATMLLWHAYLEERKRK, encoded by the coding sequence ATGTTCGAAACATTTGATCAGACCAATTTTCATCAGCTTTGCGATTTAGCAGGCAGCAGGGATGCAGATTTACAGCTGATTTTAGATCGGTATGATTATCCGCCCTTTTGGTCGAGGCCAAATACCTTCGAATCACTGGTGCACATTATTTTAGAACAACAGGTGTCTTTGGCTTCGGCATTGGCTACGTTGAATAAACTGAAAGAAAAAATAGGAGAGGTTACACCAGCTCGGTTGTTGTTGCTTACTGATCAGGAATTAAGGGATTGTTATTTCAGTCGGCAGAAAACGGTTTATGTTCGGCATCTGGCCGAAAGCCTGATGAGGGGAGCCTTATCTTTAAGTGAAATGGAAAATATGGATGATTTGACCATTAGAAATCAGCTTAAGTGTATTAAAGGTATCGGCGATTGGACGGTAGATATTTACCTGATTTTTATGCTTCATCATACGGATGTTTTTCCAATAGGTGATCTGGCTGCGGTTAACTCCTTAAAGAAAATAAAAGGTTTGGAAACTGGAATAAGTAAGGAGGGATTATTGGAGGTGGCTGATCAGTTTAAACCTTATCGCACCATCGCCACGATGCTGTTATGGCACGCTTATTTAGAGGAAAGGAAGAGGAAGTAA
- a CDS encoding HAMP domain-containing sensor histidine kinase, with protein sequence MKIKDRIALYFTLISTSMLFAVLCTVYFTFMKFLEADFFERLTDRTMVTAKLYLEADEISRDALNTVRHKYLQKLNGEVTRIYDNKNRATFIGDSAQYWTPATIDQVRQKGRLKYTDGQRQVVGIYYKDNQGDFVILASADDQGSHNRLDKLLKIMIFVFILISLIVLLLSRWVAQKMLKPLQKFMLEVKQAGSQNMEFRVEENHNRDEINLIAQSFNHLMEELEQAFILQKTFVANASHELRTPVTRIMMTAELALSKERDQAAYQKVISSVLEDAEKMEHIITGLVALAKMDLELINSQLVPIRLDNLLYKIQNEWKSQKNLDLKITYQNPINPKPEILANAVLLQIALDNIISNAFKFSDNQEVNITIDAIENDFLIHITDSGSGISTDEQGEIFKPFYTRAKAHGHNGEGMGLYMAQKIVDLLKGEITATNLEHGGCTFTVRLAKL encoded by the coding sequence ATGAAAATAAAGGACCGGATAGCATTGTATTTTACATTGATCAGCACTTCGATGCTGTTCGCCGTGCTCTGTACCGTGTATTTTACTTTTATGAAGTTTCTGGAAGCTGATTTCTTTGAGCGCCTCACCGACCGTACCATGGTTACGGCAAAACTTTACCTCGAAGCCGACGAAATCAGTAGAGACGCCTTGAATACCGTCCGCCATAAATACCTCCAAAAGTTGAATGGTGAAGTTACCCGCATTTACGACAATAAAAACAGGGCAACCTTTATTGGCGATTCTGCACAATACTGGACACCTGCTACCATCGATCAGGTCCGCCAGAAAGGCCGTTTAAAATACACAGATGGTCAGCGGCAGGTGGTTGGCATTTATTATAAAGATAATCAGGGCGATTTTGTAATTCTGGCTTCAGCAGATGACCAGGGCTCACATAACAGGCTGGATAAGTTATTGAAAATTATGATTTTTGTGTTCATCCTCATTTCACTTATCGTATTGTTGTTAAGCCGATGGGTTGCACAAAAAATGCTGAAACCACTACAAAAATTCATGCTCGAAGTAAAACAGGCCGGCTCGCAAAACATGGAATTCAGGGTGGAAGAAAACCACAATAGAGACGAAATCAACCTCATTGCCCAAAGCTTTAACCATTTAATGGAAGAACTGGAACAGGCTTTTATTTTGCAGAAAACCTTTGTGGCAAACGCTTCCCACGAATTAAGAACACCCGTTACCCGGATTATGATGACCGCCGAACTGGCTTTATCAAAAGAAAGAGACCAGGCGGCTTATCAAAAAGTGATCAGTTCAGTGCTCGAGGATGCCGAAAAAATGGAGCACATCATAACGGGTTTAGTTGCCCTGGCCAAAATGGATCTCGAGCTGATCAATTCGCAGCTTGTTCCAATCAGATTAGACAACCTGCTTTACAAGATCCAAAACGAATGGAAATCGCAGAAAAACCTCGATCTTAAAATTACTTATCAAAATCCTATTAATCCAAAACCTGAAATATTGGCCAATGCAGTTTTATTACAGATTGCTTTGGACAATATCATTTCCAATGCCTTTAAATTTTCTGATAATCAGGAAGTAAATATTACTATCGATGCAATTGAAAATGATTTCCTCATCCATATCACTGACAGTGGATCGGGTATTTCGACCGATGAACAAGGCGAAATTTTCAAGCCTTTTTACACCCGCGCAAAGGCGCATGGGCATAACGGCGAAGGCATGGGACTTTACATGGCCCAAAAAATCGTCGATCTTTTAAAAGGCGAAATAACCGCCACAAATCTTGAACATGGTGGCTGTACTTTTACGGTGAGGTTGGCAAAGCTTTAG
- a CDS encoding TolC family protein has protein sequence MTRICMLLILFLALTARATLAQTDTLSLNLSQAESLFLKNNFDLLASNYEIDKAKAEIITAKLFENPTLEYENLFYNHETKKFLQTSYAYGQYAGSISQLFKLAGKRNKNIKLAQTGVKLAEYEYFDLLRTLKFELVNTFYKTYFAAQSVKVYQEQISSTDQLLKAYDLQLKMGNVATKDLMRIKSLLINLKAEQAGLLNELEDNYKDLKLLCGLNAATSIDLVLNQSEHHLSPDKIPYSALLDSARANRADLKLAKTDLLYNEGNLKLQKAMAIPDIEIGLSYDLKGNYPEKYTGLGLKIPIPLFSRNQGEIKKAQVGIAAADMNIKKQEALLENEVFNTYKTALRNEKLYSEIDPAFTTDFNTLISRLIKNFKARNISLIEFLDLYDAYKENTLQLNKLQFEMMSTRAELNYVTGSNIFK, from the coding sequence ATGACAAGAATATGTATGTTGCTCATTCTCTTTTTGGCCCTAACAGCCAGAGCAACTTTAGCACAAACCGATACCCTGAGCTTAAACCTGAGTCAGGCCGAAAGCCTGTTTTTAAAAAACAATTTCGACCTCCTGGCCAGTAATTATGAGATTGACAAGGCAAAGGCCGAAATCATTACCGCCAAACTGTTCGAAAATCCTACTCTTGAATACGAAAACCTTTTCTACAACCACGAAACAAAGAAATTCCTGCAAACCTCGTATGCCTATGGACAATATGCCGGATCTATTTCGCAATTGTTTAAGCTGGCAGGCAAGCGCAACAAAAACATCAAACTCGCCCAAACAGGGGTTAAACTGGCCGAATATGAATATTTCGACCTGTTAAGAACACTTAAATTCGAACTTGTTAATACCTTTTACAAAACTTACTTCGCAGCACAATCCGTTAAAGTTTATCAGGAACAGATCAGTTCTACCGATCAGTTGCTGAAAGCTTACGATCTCCAGTTAAAAATGGGTAATGTTGCCACAAAAGATCTGATGAGGATCAAATCACTTTTGATTAATCTTAAAGCCGAACAGGCTGGATTATTAAACGAACTGGAAGATAATTATAAAGATTTAAAATTGCTCTGCGGACTTAACGCAGCTACTTCGATCGATTTGGTTTTAAATCAGTCAGAACATCATCTATCGCCCGATAAAATCCCTTACAGCGCATTGCTTGATTCGGCCAGAGCTAACCGTGCTGATCTTAAACTGGCTAAAACTGATCTGCTTTATAACGAAGGTAATTTAAAACTGCAAAAAGCAATGGCCATCCCCGATATCGAAATCGGTTTGAGCTACGACCTGAAGGGCAATTATCCCGAAAAATATACTGGTTTGGGCTTAAAGATTCCTATTCCACTTTTCTCCAGAAACCAGGGTGAAATTAAAAAGGCACAAGTTGGTATAGCTGCAGCCGATATGAATATTAAAAAACAAGAAGCCCTGCTCGAAAACGAAGTATTTAATACTTATAAAACTGCTTTGCGCAACGAAAAATTGTATTCAGAAATCGATCCTGCATTTACAACCGACTTTAATACACTCATTTCGAGACTTATTAAAAACTTCAAGGCAAGAAACATCAGTCTGATCGAATTTTTAGACCTCTACGATGCATACAAAGAAAATACGCTTCAATTGAACAAACTCCAATTCGAAATGATGAGCACCCGCGCTGAACTCAATTATGTAACCGGCTCTAACATTTTTAAATAA
- a CDS encoding efflux RND transporter permease subunit: MNKFIKSIIGFALKNKYFIFFATFILILAGYLSFKHTTIDAFPDVTNTNITIITQWPGRSAEEVEKFVSRPLEIAMNPTEKRTSIRSSSLFGLSIVKVSFEDDVDYAEARVQVNNHLEEADLPEGIQPEVQPPYGPTGEIFRYTLTSDKKSVRELKTLQDWVIQRELLSVSGIADVVSFGGEVKTYQITVDPQKAIQYGVSATELFEAVSKSNINVGGDVIVQSGQAYVVRGIGVLNNIDEIRNVVVDNINGTPVYVKTIADVAESALPRLGQVGRDRDPDVVEGIIVMRKGGNPSEVIARLKEKINAINSTILPDDVKIKPFYDREDLVNYSVHTVMGNMLEGILFVTLIVFLFMADWRTTLIVSIIIPLALLFAFICLKLKGMPANLLSMGAIDFGIIIDGAVVMVEGIFVVLDTKAKKLGMEKFNKMSKLGFIKKACLENGKGILFAKLIIITGLLPIFTFEKVEGKMFSPLAWTLSFALLGALILTFTLVPSMASVLLKKDVKEKHNIFLEWITKATLKFYDVCFSKKKLVFSISIIVLLLGAFSFKFLGTEFLPSLDEGSIYVRATGPLSISLDETKKLSNEMRKIFLSFDEVKQVMSQTGRPNDGTDATGFYNMEFHVDIYPRKEWKRKQTKEQLIERMQEKLKSFPGISLNFSQPISDNVEEAVSGVKGSIVVKLFGENFEYIENEEEKIESILKTVEGIEDLGILRNLGQPELQINLDQKKMALYGVSTADANAVIEMAIGGKAATQIYEGERKFDLIIRYPEDFRNDESSISKLRVPTLSGSNVQLGEISSIRKITGPSMIYRDKHKRYGAIKFSIRGRDMGSVIAEAQQKVNAKIKLPQGYQLEWAGDFENQQRAIARLSQAVPVSLLLIFFILFVLFGNFRDALLVLNNVPFAMIGGIMALLAAGVNFNISAGIGFIALFGICVQNGVILITRFKSNIADLKHHPSWTFTDAMRDGIASRFRPVLMTALMAAIGLMPAALSTGIGSEASKPLAIVVIGGLITNTLFNLFVYPIVFYWSYRRKVH, from the coding sequence ATGAATAAATTCATAAAAAGTATTATCGGCTTTGCACTGAAAAATAAATATTTCATCTTTTTTGCCACTTTTATTTTAATCCTTGCAGGTTATTTAAGCTTCAAGCATACCACCATCGATGCCTTCCCGGATGTAACCAATACCAATATCACCATCATTACTCAATGGCCGGGGCGCAGTGCCGAAGAAGTAGAAAAGTTTGTAAGCAGGCCTTTGGAAATTGCGATGAACCCCACCGAAAAACGGACTAGCATCCGTTCTTCTTCCTTATTTGGCTTATCCATTGTAAAAGTAAGTTTCGAGGATGATGTAGATTATGCTGAGGCACGTGTACAGGTTAATAACCACCTCGAAGAAGCCGACCTGCCTGAAGGCATCCAGCCTGAGGTACAGCCACCGTATGGGCCAACCGGTGAGATTTTCCGTTATACATTAACCAGTGATAAAAAGTCGGTCCGTGAGTTAAAAACCCTGCAGGATTGGGTGATCCAGCGCGAATTATTATCTGTTTCGGGCATCGCCGATGTGGTGAGTTTTGGTGGGGAGGTGAAAACCTATCAAATCACGGTGGATCCGCAAAAAGCCATTCAATATGGCGTAAGTGCCACCGAACTTTTCGAGGCGGTATCTAAAAGCAATATCAATGTGGGTGGCGATGTCATCGTACAGAGCGGTCAGGCTTATGTGGTGCGCGGTATCGGCGTGCTCAACAATATCGACGAAATCAGGAATGTGGTGGTTGATAACATCAATGGCACTCCTGTTTATGTTAAAACCATCGCTGATGTAGCTGAATCGGCCTTACCAAGGCTTGGTCAGGTTGGCCGCGACAGGGATCCTGATGTAGTTGAAGGTATTATCGTGATGAGAAAAGGCGGTAATCCCAGCGAGGTAATTGCGAGGTTGAAAGAAAAAATCAACGCCATAAACAGCACCATCCTACCCGATGATGTAAAAATCAAACCCTTTTACGATCGTGAAGACCTCGTGAATTACTCCGTACATACTGTAATGGGCAATATGCTCGAAGGGATTTTGTTTGTAACCCTGATCGTATTCCTTTTTATGGCCGATTGGCGTACCACTTTAATCGTTTCGATTATTATTCCATTGGCCTTACTTTTTGCATTTATCTGCCTTAAATTAAAAGGTATGCCGGCTAATCTACTATCCATGGGGGCAATCGACTTTGGGATCATTATCGATGGTGCGGTAGTGATGGTTGAAGGGATTTTCGTCGTATTAGACACCAAAGCCAAAAAACTGGGCATGGAAAAGTTTAATAAAATGAGCAAACTCGGTTTTATTAAAAAAGCCTGTCTCGAAAATGGTAAGGGTATTTTATTTGCCAAACTAATTATCATTACTGGTTTGCTGCCCATTTTCACTTTTGAAAAAGTGGAAGGAAAAATGTTCTCCCCATTGGCCTGGACCTTAAGTTTTGCCTTATTGGGTGCCTTAATCTTAACCTTTACACTCGTGCCCTCCATGGCCAGTGTACTCTTAAAAAAAGATGTAAAAGAGAAACATAATATCTTTTTAGAATGGATTACCAAAGCAACCCTTAAGTTTTACGATGTTTGCTTTAGCAAAAAGAAACTGGTTTTTAGTATTTCGATTATTGTGTTATTATTGGGTGCTTTTAGCTTTAAATTTTTGGGCACAGAGTTTCTGCCCAGCTTAGATGAAGGCTCTATTTATGTGCGTGCCACCGGGCCATTGAGTATTTCGTTGGATGAAACCAAAAAGCTTTCGAACGAGATGAGAAAGATCTTTTTAAGTTTCGATGAAGTAAAACAGGTGATGTCGCAAACCGGGCGGCCAAACGACGGAACCGATGCCACTGGCTTTTACAACATGGAATTTCATGTGGACATTTACCCACGTAAAGAATGGAAACGTAAGCAGACCAAAGAACAGTTGATTGAGCGCATGCAGGAAAAATTAAAGAGTTTTCCAGGTATAAGCCTCAATTTCTCACAGCCCATTTCTGATAACGTGGAAGAAGCTGTTTCAGGTGTAAAAGGCTCGATCGTGGTAAAACTATTTGGCGAAAACTTCGAATACATCGAAAATGAAGAAGAAAAAATAGAAAGTATTTTAAAAACGGTGGAGGGCATTGAAGATTTAGGGATTTTAAGGAATCTTGGTCAGCCGGAGTTGCAGATCAACCTCGACCAGAAGAAAATGGCCTTGTATGGTGTAAGTACAGCTGATGCCAATGCCGTGATCGAAATGGCCATCGGAGGGAAAGCCGCCACTCAAATCTATGAAGGCGAGCGAAAATTCGACCTGATTATCCGTTACCCTGAAGATTTCAGAAACGATGAAAGTTCGATCAGTAAATTACGGGTGCCTACCTTATCAGGATCTAATGTGCAATTGGGCGAAATTTCGAGCATCCGGAAAATTACAGGCCCGAGTATGATTTACCGCGATAAACACAAACGTTATGGGGCTATCAAATTCTCCATCCGCGGCAGAGATATGGGCAGCGTGATTGCTGAAGCACAACAAAAAGTAAATGCAAAAATCAAACTGCCACAAGGTTATCAATTGGAATGGGCCGGCGATTTCGAAAACCAGCAAAGGGCCATAGCCCGTTTATCGCAAGCCGTTCCGGTAAGTTTATTGCTGATCTTTTTTATCCTGTTCGTGCTTTTTGGCAATTTTAGGGATGCTTTATTAGTACTCAACAATGTTCCTTTTGCCATGATTGGTGGAATAATGGCTCTGTTGGCAGCAGGTGTAAACTTCAATATTTCTGCAGGAATCGGTTTTATTGCACTATTCGGAATCTGTGTACAAAACGGTGTAATTTTGATTACGCGTTTTAAAAGCAACATCGCTGACCTGAAACATCACCCCAGCTGGACTTTTACCGATGCCATGCGCGATGGGATTGCCAGCAGGTTCAGACCGGTATTAATGACGGCTTTAATGGCCGCCATCGGTTTAATGCCTGCAGCACTTTCTACCGGGATCGGTTCAGAAGCCTCAAAACCATTGGCCATTGTAGTTATTGGCGGATTAATTACCAATACACTTTTTAACCTTTTTGTTTATCCGATCGTATTTTACTGGTCGTACCGTAGAAAAGTTCATTAA
- a CDS encoding response regulator transcription factor, protein MLKIGIAEDDPKIAGLLKSALEENNYQVLTVANGIDALELFMGESFNLLIIDVMMPGLNGIQLCKHIRENAMHTPILMLTAMGTIDDKVTGLEAGADDYLVKPFHLKELLARVAALLRRQPPLENKTEYKLYFEDLTLDTYSKEVSRDGKPIELSAKEFVLLELFMRNPNRLLSRQFIGEQAWDISFETGTNVIDVYINFLRKKIEKDFDRKLIHTKINMGYILK, encoded by the coding sequence ATGCTAAAGATTGGGATAGCTGAAGACGACCCTAAAATTGCCGGACTTTTAAAATCGGCACTTGAAGAAAACAATTATCAGGTGCTTACCGTTGCCAATGGGATTGATGCGTTAGAGCTTTTCATGGGCGAAAGTTTTAACCTTTTAATTATCGACGTGATGATGCCTGGCCTCAACGGCATCCAGCTTTGTAAACACATCAGGGAAAATGCTATGCACACACCAATCCTGATGCTTACCGCCATGGGTACCATTGATGATAAAGTTACCGGTTTAGAGGCCGGGGCTGATGATTATCTGGTAAAACCTTTTCACCTGAAAGAACTTCTGGCCAGGGTTGCAGCACTTTTACGCCGGCAACCACCTCTTGAAAATAAAACAGAGTATAAATTATATTTCGAAGACCTTACACTCGATACGTACAGCAAAGAAGTAAGTCGCGATGGAAAACCGATAGAACTGAGTGCCAAGGAATTTGTGCTGCTCGAACTGTTTATGCGCAACCCAAACCGCTTGCTCTCCCGGCAGTTTATAGGCGAACAAGCCTGGGATATCAGCTTCGAAACCGGAACAAATGTAATTGATGTATATATCAATTTCCTGCGGAAAAAGATCGAAAAAGATTTTGACCGCAAACTCATTCACACTAAAATCAACATGGGTTATATCCTTAAATAA
- a CDS encoding efflux RND transporter periplasmic adaptor subunit codes for MQNLYKNTVLIAATSLIFSCSEHKTAAQAEKFTITDSLINRLLIDTVQQANSKTELMFSAKIAANEERRSELFPMVSGTVNHVGVRLGDQVSGGQTLATLTSSEMAGFDKEVIAANAELKNAERSVKQAEQLFQSGLSSAKELEEAKNDYQIKKAEAKRANSVLKLNGGSSTGLYAIKSPINGFVIEKNVTQNMQLRGDNDKSLFTIADLSNVWAMINIYESDISRVKAGDEVSLSTLSYPDKVFKGKIEKLYNQVDQDSKVMNARVVIPNPGFLLKPGMLGTVKVSANSAIDLPVLNSRAVIFDENKNYVLVLGQDHKVRIQEIEIGRKTADKTYISKGVQAGDRIIASKQVFLFESLKTQ; via the coding sequence ATGCAAAATCTCTATAAAAATACGGTACTCATAGCCGCAACAAGTTTAATTTTTAGCTGTAGTGAACATAAAACCGCAGCACAGGCAGAAAAATTTACCATCACCGATTCTTTGATCAACAGATTACTGATCGATACCGTACAGCAGGCCAACAGCAAAACAGAACTGATGTTTTCAGCAAAAATTGCCGCAAATGAAGAACGCCGGTCTGAACTTTTCCCAATGGTAAGCGGAACCGTAAACCATGTTGGGGTAAGGCTGGGCGATCAGGTTTCGGGCGGACAAACTTTAGCTACCCTCACCAGTTCCGAAATGGCCGGTTTTGATAAGGAAGTGATCGCCGCCAATGCCGAACTTAAAAATGCAGAGCGATCGGTAAAACAGGCTGAACAACTTTTTCAAAGTGGTTTATCATCGGCAAAGGAACTCGAAGAAGCCAAAAATGATTATCAGATCAAAAAAGCAGAAGCAAAAAGAGCTAATTCCGTATTAAAACTTAACGGGGGCAGCAGTACCGGATTATATGCCATAAAATCGCCGATCAATGGTTTTGTGATCGAAAAAAACGTAACCCAGAACATGCAATTGCGCGGCGATAATGACAAAAGCCTTTTCACTATTGCCGATCTCTCCAACGTTTGGGCCATGATCAATATTTACGAATCGGATATTTCGCGGGTAAAAGCGGGCGACGAAGTGAGTTTATCTACCCTTTCCTATCCCGATAAAGTTTTTAAAGGAAAAATAGAGAAATTATATAATCAGGTAGATCAGGATAGTAAAGTAATGAATGCACGTGTAGTGATCCCTAATCCTGGATTTCTGTTAAAACCAGGCATGCTCGGAACCGTAAAAGTTTCGGCAAATTCGGCTATCGACCTTCCGGTGTTAAATTCAAGGGCCGTTATTTTCGATGAAAACAAAAATTACGTACTCGTTTTGGGCCAGGATCATAAAGTGAGGATTCAGGAAATCGAAATCGGGCGCAAAACTGCTGATAAAACCTACATCAGCAAAGGTGTACAGGCCGGCGACCGCATTATCGCTTCAAAACAAGTTTTCTTATTTGAAAGCCTAAAAACACAATAA
- a CDS encoding L-fucose dehydrogenase gives MNLNLDGKIILVSGGAKGIGAAIVKALAIENALPIIIGRNEEDNMKMLQEVKELGLKADYFTAELTAPESCKTIVDAILTKYNRIDGLVNNAGVNDGVGLESGTYEAFMESLHKNVVHYYLLAKYSLPALKESRGSILNIGSKTAETGQGGTSGYAASNGARNALTREWAVELLPFSIRVNAIIVAEAWTPLYEKWINTFEYRDEKLKSITDKIPFESRMTTVEEIANTAVFLLSDKSSHTTGQLIHVDGGYVHLDRALL, from the coding sequence ATGAATTTAAATTTAGACGGAAAAATAATATTAGTTAGTGGTGGTGCAAAAGGCATTGGTGCGGCGATTGTTAAGGCTTTGGCCATCGAAAATGCGCTTCCGATCATCATCGGCCGAAATGAGGAAGATAACATGAAAATGCTTCAGGAAGTAAAAGAACTAGGTTTAAAAGCCGACTATTTTACAGCAGAACTTACCGCACCAGAAAGTTGCAAAACCATTGTTGATGCCATTCTTACAAAATATAACAGAATAGATGGTTTGGTGAACAATGCGGGAGTAAACGATGGCGTAGGACTCGAAAGCGGCACTTATGAAGCTTTTATGGAATCGTTACATAAAAATGTGGTGCATTATTATCTTTTGGCAAAATATTCGCTGCCCGCACTAAAAGAGAGCAGAGGATCTATTTTAAATATTGGCAGTAAAACTGCTGAAACTGGTCAGGGCGGAACATCTGGTTATGCGGCATCAAACGGCGCCAGAAATGCCTTAACACGCGAGTGGGCAGTAGAATTGTTACCATTTAGCATACGTGTAAATGCAATCATCGTCGCTGAAGCCTGGACACCATTGTATGAAAAATGGATCAACACTTTTGAATACCGTGATGAAAAACTGAAAAGCATTACCGATAAAATCCCTTTCGAAAGCCGGATGACTACAGTGGAGGAAATCGCCAATACTGCTGTATTTTTATTATCAGATAAATCAAGCCACACTACTGGTCAGTTGATCCATGTGGATGGCGGCTATGTGCATTTGGATAGGGCTTTGTTGTAA